The DNA region ATGACCTGACGGTTACGCCGTCGAATAAAAATCGTGAAAGCACGGGTCTGGGACTTGCCAACATTCTGGCGGGTTTTTATGGCGGCATTGCCGGTTGTGCGATGATCGGGCAGACCATCGTGAACGTGGAGATGGGGAAAGGCCGCAGCCGCGTATCGACGATCGCCGCCGGGCTGGTTTTACTGCTGCTGGTGACCGCGCTGAGCGACGTGATGGCGAAAATCCCGATGTCGGTTCTGGCCGGGATCATGGTGATTGTGGCAGTGAAAACATTCAGTTGGCACAGCATTCAGCCTGCCACCCTGACGACACTGCCCGTGGTGGAGACGCTGGTGATGGTCATTACCGTTGGCGCAACGGTCTCCACCGGCAACCTGGCGATTGGCGTGGTTGCCGGGGTGGTGGCAATGGGATTACTGCCCCGCATCGTGAAGCGTAAACGACGCACTACATCAGAAACAGCGTCGCCAGCCCAAGAAAAATAAAGAACCCGCCGGTATCAGTAATCGCGGTGATCATCACGCTCGAACCGACCGCCGGGTCGCGTCCGAGCTTCACCATCGTCATTGGGATGATCACCCCCATCAGCGCCGCCATTAACAGGTTCAGCATCATTGCCAGGGTCATCACCCCGCCGAGCGCCATGTCGTCGTACAGCCACCAGGTGATCCCGCCCATAATCCCGCCCCAGACAAGGCCATTGACCAGCGCCACGCCCATCTCGCGCAGAATAAGAAACGTCAGGTTACCCGGCTGGATGTTTTGTAGCGCCAGCGCCCGGACAATCATGGTGATGGTCTGATTACCGGTATTTCCGCCGATCCCGGCGACAATGGGCATCAGCGACGCTAACGCCACCAGTTGTGAAATGGTGTGCTCAAAGCCATCAATCACACGCGAGGCGATGAACGCGGTACACAGGTTGATAGCCAGCCACGCCCAGCGCGTTTTCACCGCTTTGGGAACGGGCGCAAAAACGTCCTCTTCAGCGCTCAACCCGCCCATCCGACGCAGATCAGTGTCGGTTTCTTCATAGACCACGTCGACTATCTCGTCGATCGTCAGGCGTCCCATCAGTTTGCCGGATGAATCAACCACCGCGGCGCTGACCAGGTTGTCACGTTCGAAGGTACGCGCCGCGTTTTCCGCTTTGTCTTCCGGGGCGAAGGTCAGCGGATCGTCATCCATCACCTCGCTGACTTTGCGCTGCACGTCGTTGAGCAAAATACAGGTCAGGGTAAGCTCCCCGACCAGCGTTTTGTCACGGCGGGTGACGAACAGTTTATCGGTGTTTTCCGGCATCTTGCCCAGACGGCGCAGATAGCGCTGTACGACTTCCAGCGTCACGTCCGGGCGGACGGTAATGACCTCGAACTCCATAATCGCACCGACGCGATTCTTTTCGTAATGCATGACCTGACGCACGCGGGCCCGTTCTTCGGGCGGTAGCGTCGCCAGCAACCGGCCGGTGAGGTTACGCGGCAGGTGTTGAACCAGGTAAATCTGTTCGTCGATATCGAGATATTGCAGCGCCTCGAGCAACTCCCGGTCGGTCATTTCATCGATCAGGTCGTCCCAGACGTTTTCCGAGGCTTCGAGCAGCACATAGCCGCGCTTTTCGCTTTCGATCAGCCGCCAGAGGGCGTGACGCTCTTCCGACGGGAGCGCTTCAAGGGTATCCGCGAGATCGGGCGGCGGAAGATGGTCGACCAGCGCGCCTACCTCAGCAATATCGTCGGATAACGTTCCGACATCATATTGCTCAGCCAGGGTGAGCTTGCCTAACAGGGTGGAAACAATGGCTTTATCGGTAGTGAGCAGCCAGATCAGCCGCGCACGTTCTTCATCGCGCAGCCTTGCGCTGTTTTGGTGTTTAGCGAACATTAATCATAAATCCATGATATGAGATGCCATTAAGCATGGCGCGAGGTTATGTAAATAACAATAAACGGGGGCGTCAGATGGATAAAAAAAGAGCCGTTGCCCCGAAAAGCGTTGCGCCATCGGGACAACGGTCAGATAAATCAGGCCGTGCGCGCGACCGCATCGCGCGACGCGGCGTCACGTTCATCGCCCACCAGTTCACTCAGTTGTCCGTTACGCATTTCCAGCAGACGGTCGGCGTGAATAAAATAGTGGTCGTCGTGGCTGATGGCGAAAATGGTTTTCCCCATCTCCTGCATCAGCGGCAGTAGCACCTGGTAAAACTCGCGGCGAAAGTGCGGATCCTGATCGGCGGCCCATTCATCGAGCAGAATAATGTCGCGATCTTCCGCCAGCGCCAGCAGCAGCGCCACGCGCTTTTTCTGCCCCTTCGACAGCTTCAGATTCAGGATCCGGCCATCGCTCAGTTCCAGCTTGTGCGCCATTTTCAGGTGCGCCAGCCACTTCTCAACCAGTGCAGGATCGGCCGGTTTACCTTCCGGCCCCAGCAGTCGGTCAAACAGCCAGACGTCGGTAAACACTGCCGAAAAGAGCTTGCGATAATCTTCCGGCTTTTCGGCGCTGACAGGTTTTCCGTCCAGCAGGATCTCCCCGGACTGTGGCTGATATAGCCCCGTCAGCAGCATCGCCAGCGTCGATTTCCCGCTGCCGTTGCCGCCGATTAAGAACAGCAGTTCACCCCGGTTAATCGTCAGATTCACTGGTCCCACGGAGAATGCGTTGTCCTGATAGTGGAACATGACGTTACGCAGTTCGAGGGTTTTCCATCCCGGGAACGCCTGCGGGCGCGGGAATTGTGCCTTAAACGGCGCCAGCGCGAATGTGTTCAGCTTGTTGAATGCAACCTGCGCCGTCAGCAGCGTGGGTAATGCTCCCACCGCCGACAGCAGCGGTGTCCGCAGGAACAACAGCGTTAACGAGTAAGTCGCCGCGACGTTGGTATCCGCCCAGCCGAGGCTGTTTGCCATCCAGAACACCAGGCCAATCGCGCCGAGCATCATGATATTTGACCAGTTTACGGCGCTGAGGTGGAAGGTATCGGCACGAATAATATGGTGGCGATACGCTTTGGCATCCGGAATATAGAGGTTGTTGAAGATATGCTCCGCCCGCTCGCGGTTGAGCGTCAGCTCTTTGCGCCCTTCCAGCACTGTCTGATAATCGTTATACAGCTTATCCTCGGTTTCACGCAGCGTCGCCATATGCCGGTAAACCCGCGACACCAGCATAAAACCGCCCCAGATGGTAATAATCATCCAGATAGCCGTCACCAGCAGCATTTTGGTCGACAGCATCGCCAGATACGCCGCCGAACCGACGGTCAGGATGATCCCCTGTACCAGTTCAGGCAGACGGACAAAGGCAATGGTGATGTTGCGCACGTCGCTGGTCAATCCGGCCAGCAGAGAGGCGCTGCCCAGTTGCTCAATACGTTCAACGTGGGTATCAAGAATACGTTTGATGAATTCACTGCGCAGGCGGAAGACAAAGTGGTGTCCCAGCGTGGTGAGCGCCAGTTGTGAGCCCAGCGTCACCGCCATCAACAGTAACAGCAACCCGAGAAATTCCGGTAAAACCAGCAAAGAGGGATCCGCGGTCTCAATAAGACGCTGGTTGATAAAGGCGATAAGACCAATCCCCAGCGCCGCGCTGACGAGGCTGAGCGCCATCACGCTAATAAATGGCCAGCGATACTGCCGCCAGACAAGAAGAAGTAGTTCCATTCATACAACCCGGACAAGGAATAACAGCCCGCAGTTTAAACGTCTCAACGCGTTCAGCAATAATAATTCTTATTTTTATTCTTTTTTACCCGCCTGACGAAAAGTCAGATTGTAGCGACAATCCGCGGTCGCCGGATGGAACCCGGCCTTCAGCGGCTGAATACCGTGGTAAAACAGACGTGATTCTCCGCC from Citrobacter amalonaticus Y19 includes:
- the mgtE gene encoding magnesium transporter, yielding MFAKHQNSARLRDEERARLIWLLTTDKAIVSTLLGKLTLAEQYDVGTLSDDIAEVGALVDHLPPPDLADTLEALPSEERHALWRLIESEKRGYVLLEASENVWDDLIDEMTDRELLEALQYLDIDEQIYLVQHLPRNLTGRLLATLPPEERARVRQVMHYEKNRVGAIMEFEVITVRPDVTLEVVQRYLRRLGKMPENTDKLFVTRRDKTLVGELTLTCILLNDVQRKVSEVMDDDPLTFAPEDKAENAARTFERDNLVSAAVVDSSGKLMGRLTIDEIVDVVYEETDTDLRRMGGLSAEEDVFAPVPKAVKTRWAWLAINLCTAFIASRVIDGFEHTISQLVALASLMPIVAGIGGNTGNQTITMIVRALALQNIQPGNLTFLILREMGVALVNGLVWGGIMGGITWWLYDDMALGGVMTLAMMLNLLMAALMGVIIPMTMVKLGRDPAVGSSVMITAITDTGGFFIFLGLATLFLM
- a CDS encoding multidrug ABC transporter permease/ATP-binding protein, producing the protein MELLLLVWRQYRWPFISVMALSLVSAALGIGLIAFINQRLIETADPSLLVLPEFLGLLLLLMAVTLGSQLALTTLGHHFVFRLRSEFIKRILDTHVERIEQLGSASLLAGLTSDVRNITIAFVRLPELVQGIILTVGSAAYLAMLSTKMLLVTAIWMIITIWGGFMLVSRVYRHMATLRETEDKLYNDYQTVLEGRKELTLNRERAEHIFNNLYIPDAKAYRHHIIRADTFHLSAVNWSNIMMLGAIGLVFWMANSLGWADTNVAATYSLTLLFLRTPLLSAVGALPTLLTAQVAFNKLNTFALAPFKAQFPRPQAFPGWKTLELRNVMFHYQDNAFSVGPVNLTINRGELLFLIGGNGSGKSTLAMLLTGLYQPQSGEILLDGKPVSAEKPEDYRKLFSAVFTDVWLFDRLLGPEGKPADPALVEKWLAHLKMAHKLELSDGRILNLKLSKGQKKRVALLLALAEDRDIILLDEWAADQDPHFRREFYQVLLPLMQEMGKTIFAISHDDHYFIHADRLLEMRNGQLSELVGDERDAASRDAVARTA